In a single window of the Prevotella melaninogenica genome:
- the trmD gene encoding tRNA (guanosine(37)-N1)-methyltransferase TrmD, with product MRIDIITVLPEMLEGFVHESILARAEKKGLAEIRLHNLRDYTKDKWRRVDDYPFGGQAGMVMQIEPIDRCIAALKEERDYDEVIFTSPDGEQFNQKIANDLSLGGNFIILAGHYKGVDQRVRDHLITREISVGDFVLTGGELPAAIIADAVVRLVPGVISDEQSALSDCFMDDMLSAPIYTRPRSYNGWDVPEILLSGNEAKIRQWEFDQAMERTKRLRPDLLKE from the coding sequence ATGAGAATAGATATCATCACCGTATTACCAGAGATGCTGGAGGGATTCGTACACGAGAGTATCCTTGCCAGAGCTGAAAAGAAAGGGTTGGCAGAGATTCGTCTGCATAATCTTCGTGACTACACAAAGGATAAATGGCGTCGTGTCGACGACTATCCTTTTGGTGGACAGGCTGGTATGGTCATGCAGATTGAGCCAATCGATCGTTGTATCGCTGCTTTGAAGGAAGAACGTGACTATGATGAAGTTATCTTCACGTCACCAGATGGTGAACAATTCAATCAGAAGATTGCTAATGACCTCTCATTGGGAGGTAACTTCATTATTCTTGCAGGACATTATAAAGGTGTTGATCAACGTGTACGCGATCACCTTATTACGCGTGAGATTTCTGTTGGTGATTTCGTTCTAACAGGTGGAGAATTACCAGCAGCCATCATTGCCGATGCTGTTGTACGATTAGTTCCAGGTGTTATCAGTGACGAACAAAGTGCACTCTCCGACTGCTTTATGGATGATATGCTCTCAGCACCGATCTACACACGTCCACGCAGCTATAATGGTTGGGATGTTCCTGAGATTCTACTCAGTGGAAACGAGGCAAAGATTAGACAATGGGAATTTGATCAAGCAATGGAACGCACCAAACGCCTACGTCCTGACCTATTGAAAGAATAA
- a CDS encoding DUF5020 family protein, whose amino-acid sequence MKRFFTLAICMVAAFCCANAQDVQLHYDLGHSLCKDLNSRTSVTTTVEMFKPDTWGSTFMFTDLDYKSDGVMGAYWEISREFNLTKNKQWAAHIEYNGGLGSGKTMDSYYGNRYQHAVLLGGAWNWASKDFSKTFSLQLMYKYQFKNGHTGAHPFSGFQLTEVWGTTFAKGLCTFSGFCDLWYDPNVNGKMILLSEPQFWFNLNTLKGMKDVNLSLGTEVEISNNFVWNDKGQNNRFYAIPTVAAKWTF is encoded by the coding sequence ATGAAGAGATTCTTTACCCTCGCTATCTGTATGGTAGCAGCTTTTTGTTGTGCAAATGCACAAGATGTCCAGTTACATTATGACTTGGGTCATAGTCTTTGCAAGGACCTTAATTCACGTACGTCAGTAACAACGACGGTTGAAATGTTTAAACCTGACACTTGGGGTTCTACCTTCATGTTCACAGATCTTGATTACAAGAGCGATGGAGTAATGGGTGCTTATTGGGAGATTTCACGTGAGTTTAATCTTACGAAGAATAAGCAGTGGGCTGCACATATAGAGTATAATGGTGGTTTAGGCTCTGGTAAAACTATGGATAGCTATTATGGTAATCGTTATCAGCATGCTGTTCTTCTTGGTGGAGCATGGAATTGGGCTTCAAAAGACTTTTCAAAAACGTTTAGTCTTCAGCTAATGTATAAGTATCAGTTCAAGAATGGTCACACTGGTGCACATCCTTTCAGTGGTTTTCAGCTGACAGAGGTGTGGGGTACAACCTTCGCTAAGGGTCTTTGTACATTCTCTGGCTTCTGTGACCTTTGGTATGATCCAAATGTTAATGGTAAAATGATTCTTCTCTCTGAACCTCAGTTCTGGTTTAATCTCAATACGCTAAAGGGAATGAAGGATGTAAACCTCTCTTTGGGTACAGAGGTTGAGATTAGCAACAACTTTGTTTGGAATGATAAAGGTCAGAACAACCGCTTCTATGCTATCCCTACTGTAGCTGCTAAGTGGACCTTCTAA
- the ligA gene encoding NAD-dependent DNA ligase LigA: MNTEIQSLVNQLNAASDAYYNGRDELMTDYEWDAAFDKLKKLEEETGIILPNSPTQNVSADNVAGKKEEHEFSALSLAKTKKVEDLAKWAENRPIWLSWKLDGLTLVVTYDNGKLTKVVTRGNGHIGTNITHLSTAIDGILQTIPYKGHLVIRGEAVISYPDFEQFNMEAEEEYANPRNLASGSLTLKDINEVKARHLRWIPFTLVYTEEEITSWGKRMEWLEQQGFKVIDREVIEQPTVDNIETVIHHWTERVTGASSSPFPYPVDGLVITYDDTVYAATGSVTGHHATRAGYAFKWQDESAETELNYIEWSCAASTISPVAVFRPVDLEGTTVKRASLCNISECERLGIGDKGTKIAVIKANKIIPKVINVIESVGTFHIPTTCPVCHSATEVSESEVSGTRTLHCTNTHCPAKQLKKFGRFVSKEGVNIDGLSEQTVQKFINLGWIREYADLFHLNDHANELRTMEGFGNKSVTKLLAAIEKARNVEARRLLFALNIPLVGQDVCNRLLSAYPLEELIKTATESAAEDVFSTIAGIGPEKSASFVRWMKDTDNQSMLQHLLVELNISQPSSAPTGDSCQGLTFVVTGDVHHYKNRNELKAYIESQGGKVTGSVSKSTNFLINNDVESSSGKNQKAKELSIPIISEDEFIARFAQSTAPDSPSQPTEGSLF, translated from the coding sequence ATGAACACAGAAATACAATCACTTGTCAATCAACTTAATGCTGCTTCCGATGCATATTACAATGGTCGTGATGAACTTATGACTGACTATGAATGGGACGCAGCCTTTGATAAGTTAAAGAAGTTAGAAGAAGAAACAGGTATTATACTCCCGAATTCTCCAACACAAAACGTATCTGCTGATAATGTTGCTGGTAAAAAGGAAGAACATGAATTCTCTGCACTATCTTTAGCAAAGACCAAGAAGGTAGAGGACCTTGCCAAATGGGCAGAGAATAGACCTATATGGCTTTCATGGAAGTTGGATGGATTGACACTTGTTGTTACATACGATAATGGTAAACTGACAAAGGTTGTCACACGTGGTAATGGTCATATTGGTACCAATATTACTCATCTTTCTACGGCTATTGATGGTATCTTGCAAACCATTCCTTACAAGGGACATCTTGTTATCCGTGGTGAAGCTGTCATCAGTTATCCTGACTTTGAACAGTTTAACATGGAAGCAGAGGAAGAATATGCTAATCCTCGCAACCTCGCATCAGGCTCACTCACACTGAAAGACATCAATGAAGTAAAAGCTCGCCACTTGCGTTGGATTCCTTTTACACTCGTTTATACAGAGGAAGAAATAACTTCTTGGGGAAAAAGAATGGAGTGGCTTGAACAACAAGGGTTCAAAGTTATAGACAGAGAGGTTATCGAACAACCAACCGTTGACAATATAGAAACTGTCATACATCATTGGACAGAAAGGGTAACAGGCGCAAGTTCATCGCCTTTCCCCTACCCTGTTGATGGCTTAGTCATCACTTACGACGATACCGTTTATGCTGCAACAGGTTCTGTCACAGGGCATCATGCCACACGTGCAGGCTATGCCTTCAAATGGCAAGACGAGAGTGCTGAAACAGAATTAAACTATATAGAATGGTCATGTGCTGCTTCAACTATCTCTCCAGTAGCTGTTTTTCGTCCTGTAGACTTAGAAGGAACAACCGTTAAGCGTGCTTCACTCTGCAATATCTCCGAATGTGAACGATTAGGGATTGGTGATAAAGGAACAAAGATAGCTGTTATAAAGGCAAATAAGATTATTCCGAAGGTTATTAACGTTATTGAAAGCGTTGGTACTTTCCATATTCCTACGACTTGCCCAGTATGCCATTCTGCTACAGAAGTTAGTGAAAGCGAGGTTAGTGGAACACGCACACTACACTGTACCAATACACATTGTCCAGCTAAACAGCTGAAGAAGTTTGGTAGATTTGTATCAAAAGAAGGTGTAAACATTGACGGACTCTCTGAACAAACCGTGCAGAAGTTTATCAATCTTGGTTGGATTCGTGAATATGCTGACCTCTTCCACCTCAATGACCATGCTAATGAGCTGCGTACAATGGAAGGCTTCGGTAATAAGAGTGTCACCAAGTTGTTGGCGGCCATTGAAAAGGCTCGCAACGTAGAGGCACGTCGTCTACTCTTTGCTTTAAACATTCCACTTGTAGGTCAAGATGTCTGCAATCGTTTGTTATCAGCATATCCATTGGAGGAACTTATTAAAACGGCTACAGAAAGTGCTGCAGAAGATGTCTTCTCGACCATTGCTGGTATTGGACCAGAGAAGAGTGCAAGTTTTGTGCGCTGGATGAAAGATACTGATAATCAGTCTATGCTACAACATCTGCTGGTTGAGCTAAATATTAGTCAACCTTCATCAGCACCAACTGGTGATAGTTGCCAGGGATTAACCTTTGTTGTTACAGGTGATGTTCATCATTATAAGAACCGTAACGAACTGAAAGCATACATTGAAAGTCAGGGAGGTAAAGTAACTGGTTCTGTTTCTAAATCAACGAATTTTCTTATTAATAATGATGTAGAAAGCTCTTCTGGAAAGAATCAGAAAGCAAAGGAACTTTCTATTCCAATTATCTCTGAAGATGAGTTCATCGCTCGCTTTGCACAGTCCACAGCCCCAGATTCTCCCTCACAACCAACAGAAGGAAGTTTATTCTAA
- a CDS encoding (deoxy)nucleoside triphosphate pyrophosphohydrolase, protein MEKKHLNVVCAVIHDGDRILCTQRLRKGPNYIAEHWEFPGGKVNEGESDHEALRRELLEEMDWSIYVGAKLGTIEYDYPDFTITLTAYDCMAHDNNFKLLAHIDSCWLKPEEFSKLNWTEADAALIKKLWK, encoded by the coding sequence ATGGAAAAGAAACATCTCAACGTTGTCTGTGCTGTTATCCATGACGGTGACAGAATTCTTTGTACACAGCGATTGCGTAAAGGTCCTAATTATATTGCTGAACACTGGGAGTTTCCTGGCGGGAAAGTCAATGAGGGAGAAAGTGATCATGAGGCTTTGCGTCGTGAACTGCTTGAAGAGATGGATTGGAGTATCTATGTCGGGGCAAAGTTGGGAACTATTGAATATGACTATCCAGACTTTACCATCACCCTTACAGCCTACGACTGTATGGCACATGACAATAACTTTAAGTTGCTTGCGCATATTGACTCTTGCTGGCTAAAGCCTGAAGAGTTCTCAAAACTCAACTGGACTGAAGCTGACGCCGCACTTATCAAAAAGCTTTGGAAATAA
- the nhaD gene encoding sodium:proton antiporter NhaD has protein sequence MSTLTIAIIVVFVLGYALIAMESLTKVNKAAVALLMFVFCWTLYMFDPAPFVQLMHPDFEGTGDKVVSFVNALITEHLGDTATTLFFLMGAMTIVEIVDQNGGFNWVKNVMQSKTKRSLLWKIAFMTFFLSAILDNLTTSIVMVMILRKLVQDKHDRMIYASLVIIAANSGGAFSPIGDVTTIMLWNAGMITAGGVISEIFIPSLVSMLIPAFLLQMLLKGNIQYDDMTSDMSGDREVLEFNGFQRKIVFAIGVGGLCSVPLFHFFTDLPPFAGILLVLGILWTVTEVFYRNLHKKRGDEIQFSKRVSSLLSRIDMSTILFFLGILMAVACLEEVGVLKELGRGLNTTFNGNHYAVTGIIGVLSAIVDNVPLVAGSMGMYPIGIEPDMAVDGIFWQLLAYCAGVGGSMLIVGSAAGVVVMGLEKITFGWYMKRITWIAFLGYIAGILSYWVIRTCIFTTPL, from the coding sequence ATGTCTACACTAACAATTGCGATTATTGTAGTCTTCGTGCTGGGCTATGCGCTCATAGCAATGGAGAGCCTTACTAAGGTTAACAAGGCAGCAGTTGCCTTGTTGATGTTTGTTTTCTGCTGGACACTTTACATGTTTGATCCAGCACCGTTTGTACAGCTAATGCACCCAGACTTTGAGGGAACAGGTGATAAGGTTGTGTCGTTTGTAAATGCTTTGATAACGGAGCATTTAGGCGATACTGCTACCACACTCTTCTTCCTTATGGGAGCTATGACGATTGTGGAAATCGTCGATCAGAACGGAGGATTCAACTGGGTGAAGAATGTGATGCAGTCTAAAACAAAGCGTAGTCTTTTGTGGAAGATTGCTTTCATGACCTTCTTCCTTTCTGCTATCCTTGATAACCTGACAACAAGTATTGTTATGGTTATGATTTTGCGTAAGCTTGTGCAGGATAAGCATGACAGAATGATTTATGCTTCGTTAGTTATCATTGCTGCTAATTCTGGTGGAGCTTTCTCTCCAATTGGCGACGTAACCACGATTATGTTGTGGAACGCAGGTATGATAACTGCAGGTGGTGTAATTAGTGAGATATTTATTCCTTCATTAGTTTCAATGTTGATACCAGCATTCTTGCTTCAGATGCTTTTGAAAGGTAATATCCAGTATGATGATATGACAAGTGATATGTCAGGTGATCGTGAAGTCTTGGAGTTTAATGGGTTCCAGCGTAAGATAGTCTTTGCTATCGGTGTAGGTGGTCTTTGCTCTGTTCCTTTGTTCCACTTCTTTACTGATTTACCTCCTTTTGCTGGTATTTTGCTCGTATTGGGTATTTTATGGACAGTGACAGAAGTATTCTATCGTAATCTTCATAAGAAAAGAGGTGATGAGATTCAATTCTCAAAGCGTGTAAGCAGTTTGCTAAGTCGTATTGATATGTCTACTATCCTTTTCTTCCTTGGTATTTTGATGGCTGTGGCTTGTTTGGAAGAAGTAGGTGTGTTGAAGGAGTTAGGTCGTGGTCTGAACACAACCTTTAATGGTAATCATTATGCTGTGACTGGTATTATTGGTGTACTTTCAGCTATTGTTGACAACGTTCCACTCGTAGCTGGTAGTATGGGTATGTATCCTATCGGAATAGAGCCAGATATGGCAGTGGATGGTATCTTCTGGCAGTTGCTTGCTTATTGTGCTGGTGTGGGCGGTTCAATGCTCATCGTTGGTTCTGCAGCAGGTGTTGTTGTTATGGGTCTTGAGAAGATTACCTTTGGCTGGTATATGAAGCGTATTACGTGGATTGCTTTCTTAGGTTACATTGCAGGTATCCTTTCATACTGGGTTATCCGTACATGTATTTTTACCACTCCGCTTTAA
- a CDS encoding YncE family protein, protein MKKNLLTLGVILMSALTFTACSDDNDFTYTQPAVSNTDVYVACAGNWNANDGTVGILDYNSESRPTAPYIYSDAYRTQNGIGIGDAQDLIVFGTKLVVTCTTSSKVEVLNRMGKKEQTIKLHNASPRYLATDGNYVYFSAYNGKVYKMNPNNAQKPLVDSVEVGDHPEALSVANGKLYANISGYGKGNTVAVVDCNSFKKTKTLTVGKNPYNQSIAVGNDVYFVSMFKNDDALVQKINAKNDEVKKLFKASSIAYSAKKNALVCLYATYYDTNKRFFIYDLATGKETDLDMTGLHNPSQVNVDRYGNIYVIDIPSYTVPSEVFYYSPEGKLIQGNIQVGYSAQNVRFAN, encoded by the coding sequence ATGAAAAAGAATCTTCTTACACTTGGTGTTATTCTTATGTCAGCACTTACATTTACGGCTTGTAGTGATGATAATGACTTTACTTACACACAGCCAGCAGTATCTAACACAGATGTATATGTTGCTTGTGCTGGTAATTGGAATGCAAATGATGGTACAGTGGGTATTCTCGACTATAACAGCGAGTCACGTCCAACTGCACCATACATCTACAGTGATGCTTATAGAACTCAGAATGGTATCGGAATCGGTGATGCACAGGACTTAATTGTCTTTGGAACTAAGCTTGTCGTTACCTGTACAACCTCTTCAAAGGTTGAAGTTTTGAATAGAATGGGTAAGAAAGAACAGACAATTAAGTTGCATAACGCCAGCCCACGCTATTTGGCAACAGATGGTAATTATGTTTACTTCTCTGCTTACAATGGTAAGGTATACAAGATGAACCCTAACAACGCACAGAAACCATTAGTTGACTCTGTAGAAGTAGGCGATCATCCAGAGGCACTTTCTGTTGCTAATGGTAAACTTTATGCAAACATCTCAGGTTATGGTAAAGGAAATACTGTTGCTGTTGTTGACTGTAACTCATTTAAGAAGACAAAGACACTTACCGTAGGGAAAAATCCTTATAACCAAAGTATTGCTGTTGGTAATGATGTTTACTTTGTATCAATGTTCAAGAACGACGATGCACTTGTACAGAAGATTAATGCTAAAAATGATGAGGTTAAAAAACTCTTCAAGGCAAGTTCAATTGCATACAGTGCTAAAAAGAACGCACTTGTATGTCTATATGCTACCTACTATGATACGAACAAGCGTTTCTTTATTTATGATCTCGCAACTGGAAAGGAAACCGACCTTGATATGACAGGCCTCCATAATCCATCACAGGTTAATGTTGACCGCTATGGTAACATCTATGTTATAGATATCCCAAGCTATACAGTACCAAGTGAAGTCTTCTATTACTCTCCAGAGGGTAAACTTATTCAGGGCAATATTCAGGTAGGCTATAGCGCACAGAACGTTCGTTTTGCCAACTAA
- a CDS encoding TonB-dependent receptor plug domain-containing protein: MRQLASFLLLLCPLGTTAQPLGTDTTQTIDEVVVNGFRISGNVLASSPVQTLSHADMERLGIHDMGDALKRFAGVQVKDYGGVGGMKTVNIRGLGAAHTGVIYDGVQVDDCQSGQVDLSRFTLDNISLISLQIGQDDNIYQSAKSYASAGMININTLQSYTDRDSESTRKKTELSTTIRTGSYGLFSPSLLFHQQFSRLGIGAYGSYERADGVYAFKLKNGIKTINERRNNSDIETWRGEINLDYQLNDKQILKWKTYGFTSHRGLPGAVIYDNTYSAERLVDKNVFTQLFYENKFSQHIKLKAAAKWNYSWSRYSDVPASGYKEDIYRQQEAYLTATLWSEPLQGLHLSLAQDYAHNHLSMSLSQAANPTRNSLWTALAANYRIGQFTFNASLLATNITEHVKIGNASDGFHRLSPAFSLQWRALQDLRFRFGYKDIFRTPTLNELYYTGIGNRRLNPEKSRQWNLGATYSHTFNRTLQLSLTADGYFGNVTDKIIAVPKMFYWQMMNAGKVRQIGLDISANAEKRWRNDWSLSVTGSYSMLNATDKTNPTYIYYGHQIAYTPRHSGSVSSLLHTPWLDLSYNLLLMGERYSLGYNIPDNRMTAFTDHSITVSKDINIFKQQLRLQLDLRNLGNKNYEVVRFYPMPGTNWRLTVSWKL; the protein is encoded by the coding sequence ATGAGGCAATTGGCTTCTTTCTTGCTATTATTGTGCCCGCTCGGTACAACTGCACAGCCCCTTGGTACTGACACAACACAAACCATAGATGAGGTTGTGGTCAATGGTTTCCGCATTTCTGGAAATGTATTGGCAAGTTCGCCAGTACAGACACTTTCACATGCTGATATGGAACGACTTGGCATCCACGATATGGGTGATGCCTTAAAACGTTTTGCAGGCGTGCAGGTGAAGGACTATGGCGGTGTGGGCGGTATGAAGACGGTCAACATTCGTGGTCTTGGTGCTGCTCATACAGGGGTTATCTATGATGGTGTACAGGTGGATGACTGTCAAAGCGGACAAGTAGATTTATCTCGCTTTACCCTCGATAACATTTCACTCATCAGTCTTCAGATTGGTCAAGACGATAATATTTATCAGAGTGCAAAGTCATACGCTTCTGCGGGAATGATTAATATTAATACACTGCAAAGCTATACAGACCGTGATAGCGAGTCAACAAGAAAGAAGACAGAACTTTCCACAACCATCCGCACGGGTAGTTACGGACTTTTTTCACCTTCCCTACTCTTTCACCAGCAGTTCTCACGGCTTGGCATTGGAGCATACGGAAGCTATGAAAGGGCTGATGGCGTTTACGCATTCAAGTTGAAAAATGGTATCAAGACTATCAATGAACGACGTAACAATAGTGACATTGAGACTTGGAGAGGAGAAATTAACCTTGATTATCAGCTCAATGATAAGCAAATACTGAAGTGGAAGACATACGGTTTCACCTCTCATCGAGGCTTACCGGGTGCAGTCATCTACGATAACACCTACTCTGCTGAGCGATTAGTTGACAAGAATGTCTTCACACAGCTTTTCTATGAGAATAAATTCAGCCAGCATATCAAGTTGAAAGCTGCTGCTAAGTGGAATTATTCATGGTCACGCTATTCAGATGTACCTGCCAGTGGTTATAAAGAAGATATCTACAGACAGCAGGAGGCATATCTGACAGCAACTTTATGGAGTGAGCCTTTACAAGGGCTTCACCTCTCTTTGGCACAAGACTATGCGCATAATCATCTATCAATGTCGCTTTCACAGGCTGCAAACCCTACACGCAACTCCCTATGGACAGCATTGGCAGCAAACTATCGTATAGGTCAGTTCACTTTCAATGCCTCACTCCTTGCAACGAATATCACGGAGCATGTAAAGATAGGTAATGCCTCTGATGGTTTCCATCGCCTCTCCCCTGCCTTCAGCCTACAATGGAGAGCATTACAAGACCTCCGTTTCCGCTTTGGATATAAGGACATCTTCCGCACACCAACACTTAATGAACTTTATTATACAGGTATTGGAAATCGTCGCTTAAATCCTGAGAAGTCACGCCAGTGGAATCTCGGCGCAACCTATTCTCATACCTTCAACCGTACACTTCAGCTCTCATTGACGGCAGATGGATACTTCGGGAATGTCACCGATAAGATTATTGCAGTGCCAAAGATGTTCTATTGGCAAATGATGAATGCGGGTAAAGTGCGACAAATAGGACTTGATATCTCCGCTAATGCGGAGAAACGATGGAGGAATGACTGGTCACTCAGTGTGACAGGAAGCTATAGTATGCTCAACGCAACCGATAAAACTAATCCAACCTATATTTACTATGGACACCAGATAGCTTATACTCCACGCCACTCGGGGTCAGTTAGTTCGCTACTACACACTCCGTGGCTGGATTTAAGCTACAACCTATTGTTGATGGGCGAACGCTATTCATTGGGATATAATATTCCTGACAACCGCATGACAGCCTTCACCGACCATAGTATTACGGTTTCAAAGGATATCAACATCTTCAAACAACAACTGCGCCTACAATTAGACTTACGCAACCTTGGCAACAAGAACTATGAGGTGGTACGCTTTTATCCTATGCCAGGAACAAACTGGCGACTCACAGTAAGTTGGAAACTCTGA
- a CDS encoding GNAT family N-acetyltransferase: protein MIRIEDAQKEQATVIAHLIMEAMNHECCQWFAGPNHSLKDFHQLITKLVEREDSQYSYLNTLVAITETNKIAGVCVSYDGAKLKELRKAFVEGALEAFGRDFSDMDDETTAGELYIDSLCVDNSFRGRGLAKQLLEATIEKGRKMNLPTGLLVDTSNPQAERLYHRVGFVYVDDNQWGGHKMKHLQKPL, encoded by the coding sequence ATGATTAGGATTGAAGATGCACAAAAAGAGCAGGCTACGGTGATAGCCCATCTGATAATGGAGGCTATGAACCATGAGTGTTGTCAGTGGTTTGCAGGCCCCAACCATAGTTTAAAAGACTTTCATCAACTCATAACAAAGTTGGTAGAACGTGAAGACTCGCAATACTCCTATCTTAATACACTTGTAGCAATAACGGAAACAAATAAGATTGCTGGTGTCTGTGTCAGCTACGATGGAGCCAAACTTAAAGAACTAAGAAAGGCTTTCGTTGAAGGAGCTTTGGAGGCTTTCGGTCGTGACTTTTCTGATATGGATGACGAGACAACAGCTGGTGAACTATATATTGATTCGCTTTGTGTTGACAATTCTTTCCGTGGAAGAGGTCTTGCAAAGCAACTGCTTGAAGCAACAATTGAGAAAGGTAGAAAGATGAACCTCCCTACTGGATTACTTGTTGACACAAGCAACCCACAAGCAGAACGACTTTATCATCGAGTAGGTTTCGTTTACGTAGATGACAACCAATGGGGTGGTCATAAGATGAAACACCTACAAAAACCCCTCTAA
- a CDS encoding biopolymer transporter produces MKKVFIMAIAVAAMTFTSCCNNCKTNAPKANADSATTEAVAGDSAVTAEAPASPDQLIEQLNEKVKAKDDKGVAALLTAAQTKMAELAQKDPKEAQAYVAKLQQWMQSNSENIQAALKSSGNEAAANAVGAAIDAASKADPKAITEGMSKAKEAVESASPEQVEAAKKAAKEAAEKMQGKTGEAAQKAMKDLGLQ; encoded by the coding sequence ATGAAGAAAGTATTTATCATGGCAATTGCTGTAGCAGCAATGACCTTCACAAGTTGCTGTAACAACTGTAAGACCAACGCTCCAAAGGCTAATGCTGACTCAGCTACAACAGAAGCAGTTGCTGGTGACTCAGCTGTAACAGCAGAGGCTCCTGCTTCACCAGACCAGCTTATCGAGCAGCTCAACGAGAAAGTAAAGGCTAAGGACGATAAGGGTGTAGCTGCATTGCTTACAGCAGCACAGACAAAGATGGCTGAATTGGCACAGAAAGATCCAAAAGAGGCACAGGCTTATGTTGCAAAGCTTCAGCAGTGGATGCAGAGTAACTCTGAGAATATTCAGGCTGCATTGAAGTCTTCTGGCAATGAGGCTGCAGCAAACGCAGTAGGTGCTGCTATCGACGCTGCCTCAAAGGCTGATCCAAAGGCTATCACTGAGGGTATGTCAAAGGCTAAGGAAGCTGTTGAGTCTGCTTCACCTGAGCAGGTAGAAGCTGCAAAGAAGGCTGCCAAGGAAGCTGCAGAAAAGATGCAGGGCAAGACTGGCGAGGCTGCACAGAAGGCAATGAAGGACTTAGGTCTCCAATAA